The stretch of DNA TTGGGGGGATGGGACTGTTGGAGGTGTTGAGAGGGGTGATGGGGGTAGGGCTGTTGGGCAGACAGGGCTGTTGGGATGGTGATGGGGCTGATGGAGGTGGGAGATGGGGCTGTTAGGGGGACGGGGGATGGGCCAGCCATGCTGCCCGGGGGGCCAGTCCGGCAGGGCAGCGATGACGTCACCAtgttcctctccccacagctgtgCCTGCGGGCGGCGGGGGACACGCTGCGGGACCAGATGCAGGGCATGATGCGGACTCTGCATGAGCTGAAGCGGGTGCCAGGCCCAGCTCCACGGCTGGGCCCCCCCAAGCCGGCGCCAGCTCCCCCCGggccctgctgggagcagcctgcGGAGAACCGGGCATCGGCCATCTCAGAGGCAGACTCTgcctgctgcctggagctggcggaggaggaggagtgcgCGCCGCCCGCTAGCGAGAGGAGCCTGGAGTTCGACTCGGGCTACTCGGAGGTGTCGGGGGGCACGtggcgggaggaggaggggccagtgCTGCGCAGGAACCCCCCGCCCTCCTGCCAGCGGGCACACAGGCTCTCCACGGGGGGCTTCCTCCGCAGCAGCCCTAGCCAGGCCCCTGGCTGGCGGGTCCGGCCCAAGTCCACCTCAGATGCCTGCCTGGAGCAGTGGCGGGTGCTGGAGCCGGCGGACACGCAGGACTGGACTGTGGCACTGCTCTCACAGAGCCGCAACCGGCAGCCGCTCGTGCTGGGTGATAACTGCTTTGCCGACCTGGTGGAGAACTGGATGGACCTGCCTGAGGAGAATGTCTTGCCCCGCCGGCTGGCCAAGCCCCACAGCTTCTTACTCAGCCTCTCGGGCAACGTGCGGCGCAAGCTGGCCAGCCTGGCGCGCCCCAGGGGCCCCAccgccccccagcctggccccaagCACCTCTCCGGCCCGGGGGGCCTCGGTGGGCGGGCGCAGGGACCCCTCTTCCACCAGTCACACGGGGACATTGCCAAGCTCACCACGGACTACACCCGCTTCGCTGCTCTCCTGAACAGCCGCAGCCGGCAGCCAATCATCTGCAACGACATTATTGGCTACATTTAGTCCCACCCCCGGCACAttcctgtcccagctctgcatttgTACCCGGCtatgtaaataaacaaacagcttTTGTATGGAATGCGCAGCCGGAGCCCacgcttgggggagagggggcagcgcCGGGCACGGCCAGAGCCCGTCACTGGCCCAGTGT from Emys orbicularis isolate rEmyOrb1 chromosome 7, rEmyOrb1.hap1, whole genome shotgun sequence encodes:
- the INKA1 gene encoding LOW QUALITY PROTEIN: PAK4-inhibitor INKA1 (The sequence of the model RefSeq protein was modified relative to this genomic sequence to represent the inferred CDS: deleted 2 bases in 2 codons; substituted 1 base at 1 genomic stop codon), producing the protein MLQHAAGMGPLGAGAAGKWCPGAECTSGQRGPACAAPPCSSTPNPGRHCCNHRDHCSNAQPNQLDPGIFQGSSCDHPERGXGLSSSFGGPGPSWACCPGAQSLLCLRAAGDTLRDQMQGMMRTLHELKRVPGPAPRLGPPKPAPAPPGPCWEQPAENRASAISEADSACCLELAEEEECAPPASERSLEFDSGYSEVSGGTWREEEGPVLRRNPPPSCQRAHRLSTGGFLRSSPSQAPGWRVRPKSTSDACLEQWRVLEPADTQDWTVALLSQSRNRQPLVLGDNCFADLVENWMDLPEENVLPRRLAKPHSFLLSLSGNVRRKLASLARPRGPTAPQPGPKHLSGPGGLGGRAQGPLFHQSHGDIAKLTTDYTRFAALLNSRSRQPIICNDIIGYI